GGCACGCTCTCGCTGGCCGAGCTCGGCAACGACGATGACCAACCCACCTCCGTCGCGGTGGCCGGCGAGCACCTGATCGTCGTGATCGACACCACCGGCGGCGATTTCGCCAACCCGTCGGGACGCATCGACGTCGTCCGCATCGCGGACCGCACCCGCGTGCACAGCATCGACCTTGGCGGCCAACCGGATTCGATCGCGGTCAGCCCCGACGGGTCGTTTGCCGCGATCGCCGTCGAGAACCAGCGCGACGAAGAGTTGGCCCCTCCCGGCGGCGAGGAGGGCGACCTGCCGCAACCGCCGACGGGCTTCGTCACGATCGTCGACCTCGACGGGACCCCGCAGCAATGGTCGCCGCGCAAGGTCGAGTTCGACGTCGAGGCCGCCCGCGCGGCCGGGCTGGACACCCCCGAGGACCTGGAACCCGAGTACGTCAGCATCAACTCGCGTGGCGAAATCGCCGTGACACTGCAGGAGAACAACGGCATCGCCGTCATCGACGGGCCGACCGGTGCGGTCCGGACCATCTTCTCGGCCGGAACCCAGTCGGTCGACGGCATCGACACCGCCGAGGACGGCAGGATCGATCAGACCGGATCCATCACCGACCTCCCGCGCGAGCCCGACGCGATCGCCTGGGCCGACGACACCCACGTCGCGACCGCGAACGAGGGTGACTGGAAGGGCGGCACCCGCGGCTGGACGGTGTTCGACGCCGCCACCGGCGACGTGGTCTGGGACGCCGGCAGCTCGTTCTCCGAACTCGCCGTGCTGACGGGGCTGCACATCGAGAGCCGTGCGGAGTCCAAGGGTCCCGAGCCCGAGGGGCTCACGGTCACCGAGATCGACGGCCGCCCAATGCTGTTGGTCGGATCCGAGCGCAGCAACTTCGTCGCCGCCTACGACATCGGCGACGTCACGGCCCCGGTTTTCCGCCAGGTGCTGCCGGCCACCAACGGGCCGGAGGGACTGCTGCCCATCCCCGGGCGCAACCTGTTCGTCATCGCTTCCGAGGCCGATGACGCGCAGGCCCGAATCCGCGCCGCGGTCACCGTTTACGGCTACGGCGACGCCTTCGCCGCCGACGGTGGGGTGCCGGCGTTCCCGTCGATCGTCTCGGGCGCCGTCGACGGCGTCCCGATCGGGTGGGGCGCGCTCGGCGCCCTGAGCGCCGATCCGATGGACGAGGACCGGCTGCTGACCGCCACCGACGACGCCTACGGCCCGGCCCGGGTGCTCGGGGTGGACGTGTCGAAGTCCCCCGCATTGATCGATCGCGAGCTCGTCATCACCGAGAACGGCACGCCGGTGACCCTCGACATCGAGGGGCTGGCCGCCCGTCCTGACGGCGGGTTCTACCTGGCCGTCGAGGGCGCCGAGGGGCCGGGGAACGCCTTGGTGAGCGTGGCCGCCGACGGCGCGATCCGGGAGCGGATCGCGCTGCCCGCCGACATCGCAGCCGAGTTGGGCAGCCAGGGCCTCGAAGGGGTCGCCGTCGACGGGGACACCGTCTGGGTCGCACTGCAGCGCGAGCTGTCCACCGACCCGACCGGTGTGGCCCGGATCGGCAGATACACCCCGGACTCGGGCCGATGGGATTGGTACGGCTACCCATTGGAGACCACCGAACATCCGGACGACTGGATCGGGCTCTCGGAGATCGCCGTGCACGACGGCGCCCTGTTGGTCGTCGAGCGCGACAAACTCAACGGCCCCGACGCCCGGGTGAAGGCGCTGTATTCGGTCGAGATTCCCAGCGCGGCCGGGGTTGCCGCTGCCGCCGACCAGCCGCCGATGCTGGCCAAGACGCCGGCCCGCGACCTGCGGCCGGATCTGCGGGCCACCCGCGGGTGGGTGCAGGAGAAGGTCGAGGGGGCCGCGGTGGCCGGCAACGGGCGGTTGTACGTCGTGACCGACAACGACGGCCTCGACGACGCCTCCGGCGAGACGGTGTTCCTGGATCTGGGGCCGGCGGCCGACGCCCTGCGTGGCGGGCGGTGACCGCGTCTCAGACTCTGAGACTGATTTCCGCGATGCTGGGACTAGGGGCACCATTGGCTGGGTGACCGCCGGCGACATCAGCACCCGACGCCGCTGGTCGATGCTGGTCATCGCGCTCGCCGCCACGTTGTTCGCCAACGTCTTCATCAACGGTGCGGCGTTTCTGATCCCGACCCTGCACAGTGAGCGCGGCCTGGACTTCGCCCAGGCCGGACTGATCGTCGCGATGCCCAGCTTCGGGATGGTGGTGACGCTGCTCGCCTGGGGGTACGTGGTGGACCGCGTCGGTGAACGGCTGGTGCTCGCCGCCGGATCGGCGCTGACCGCGGCCGCCGCCCTCGGCGCCGCCCGGGTCGACTCGCTGCCGGAGGTCGCGGCGTTCCTGTTCCTGGGCGGGATGGCCGCGGCCAGCAGCAACACCGCGAGCGCCCGGGTGGTGGTCGGCTGGTTCCCGCCGCACCAACGCGGACTGGTGATGGGCATCCGCCAGACCGCGCAACCGCTCGGCGTGGCGTTGGGCGCCTTGGTGATTCCGCAGCTGGCCGAGTCCCGCGGGGTGTCGGCGGCGCTGTTGTTCCCGGCCGGGGTGTGCGCGCTGGCCGCGGTGATCACGGCCGTCGGCGTGCTCGACCCGCCGCGGCCGCCCCGCTCCGAGGCCGACCACCGCGATCTGGCCAACCCCTACCGCGGGTCACGGACGCTGTGGCGGATCCATGCCGTGTCGGTGCTGCTGGTCATCCCACAGTCGCTGGTGTGGACCTTCACCCTGGTCTGGCTGATGGCCGACCGCGGGTGGTCGGCGGCCTCGGCCGGCGCCATCGTCACCCTGGCCCAGATCCTGGGCGCCGCAGGCAGAATCGCCGCGGGCCGCTGGTCGGACATCGTGGGCTCCCGGTTACGGCCGATCCGCGTCATCGCCTTCGCCGCGGCGGTCGCGATGGGCCTGCTGGCCGTGACCGATCACCTGGATTGGCCGGTGGCGATCGTCATCATGATGGTCGCCTCGACGGTGACGGTCTCCGACAACGGCCTGGCGTTCACCGCGATCGCCGAGATCGCCGGCCCGTTCTGGAGCGGACGGGCCCTCGGCATGCAGAACACCGCCCAGCTGTTCACCACCGGCGTGGTGCCCCCGGCGTTCGGCGCCCTGATCGGGGTCGCCGGATTTCCGGCGGCCTTCGCCGTGTGCGCGCTGTTTCCGCTCCTGGCGATCCCGCTGGTACCGGTCCGCGACGATCCGATGCGCTAGAGCCGCGCCAGGATCCGTTCGCCGACCTGCGCCGTCGAGAGCGGCTCGTCGCCGCGGGTGGCCAGGTGCTGCTCCACCGCCTTGTCGACCCGCTCGGCCGCGCCCTCCTCGCCGACGTGCGCCAGCAGCAGCGCCACCGACATCACCGCGGCCGTCGGATCCGCGATGCCCTGACCGGCGATGTCCGGGGCGCTGCCGTGCACCGGTTCGAACATCGACGGATTCGCGCGGGTGGCGTCGATATTGCCGCTGGCGGCCAGTCCGATACCGCCGCACACCGCAGCGGCCAGGTCGGTCACGATGTCGCCGAACAGGTTGTCGGTGACGATCACGTCGAAGCGGCCGGGATCGGTCACCAGGTGGATGGTGGCGGCGTCGATGTGCTGGTAGGCGACCTCGACGTCGGGGTACTCGCGAGCGACCTCGTCGACCACCCGCGACCACAGGCTGCCGGCGAAGGACAACACGTTGGTCTTGTGCACCAGCGTCACATGCTTGCGGCGGCCCGCGGCCCGCGCGAAGGCGTCCCGCACCACCCGTTGCACACCGAAGGCGGTGTTGACGCTGACCTCCGTGGCCACCTCGTGCGGCGTGCCGACCCGCAGCGCGCCGCCGTTGCCGGTGTACGGCCCCTCGGTGCCCTCGCGCACCACCACGAAGTCGATCTCCGGCGCGCCGGACAGCGGGCTGCTCACCCCGGGGTACAACCGCGACGGCCGCAGGTTGATGTGGTGGTCGAGCGCGAAGCGCAGCTTGAGCAGCAACCCGCGCTCGAGCACGCCCGGCGGCACCGACGGATCGCCGATGGCGCCGAGCAGG
This DNA window, taken from Mycolicibacterium sp. MU0050, encodes the following:
- a CDS encoding esterase-like activity of phytase family protein, which encodes MSATALLAAGCSHSEPAGPSPIDWDLPTAQRYHRLATYPVYLNRPAGEPAETETVAEISAVTEDGNTVIYTDATAKRVGFIDITDPTNPVGRGTLSLAELGNDDDQPTSVAVAGEHLIVVIDTTGGDFANPSGRIDVVRIADRTRVHSIDLGGQPDSIAVSPDGSFAAIAVENQRDEELAPPGGEEGDLPQPPTGFVTIVDLDGTPQQWSPRKVEFDVEAARAAGLDTPEDLEPEYVSINSRGEIAVTLQENNGIAVIDGPTGAVRTIFSAGTQSVDGIDTAEDGRIDQTGSITDLPREPDAIAWADDTHVATANEGDWKGGTRGWTVFDAATGDVVWDAGSSFSELAVLTGLHIESRAESKGPEPEGLTVTEIDGRPMLLVGSERSNFVAAYDIGDVTAPVFRQVLPATNGPEGLLPIPGRNLFVIASEADDAQARIRAAVTVYGYGDAFAADGGVPAFPSIVSGAVDGVPIGWGALGALSADPMDEDRLLTATDDAYGPARVLGVDVSKSPALIDRELVITENGTPVTLDIEGLAARPDGGFYLAVEGAEGPGNALVSVAADGAIRERIALPADIAAELGSQGLEGVAVDGDTVWVALQRELSTDPTGVARIGRYTPDSGRWDWYGYPLETTEHPDDWIGLSEIAVHDGALLVVERDKLNGPDARVKALYSVEIPSAAGVAAAADQPPMLAKTPARDLRPDLRATRGWVQEKVEGAAVAGNGRLYVVTDNDGLDDASGETVFLDLGPAADALRGGR
- a CDS encoding MFS transporter, producing the protein MLVIALAATLFANVFINGAAFLIPTLHSERGLDFAQAGLIVAMPSFGMVVTLLAWGYVVDRVGERLVLAAGSALTAAAALGAARVDSLPEVAAFLFLGGMAAASSNTASARVVVGWFPPHQRGLVMGIRQTAQPLGVALGALVIPQLAESRGVSAALLFPAGVCALAAVITAVGVLDPPRPPRSEADHRDLANPYRGSRTLWRIHAVSVLLVIPQSLVWTFTLVWLMADRGWSAASAGAIVTLAQILGAAGRIAAGRWSDIVGSRLRPIRVIAFAAAVAMGLLAVTDHLDWPVAIVIMMVASTVTVSDNGLAFTAIAEIAGPFWSGRALGMQNTAQLFTTGVVPPAFGALIGVAGFPAAFAVCALFPLLAIPLVPVRDDPMR
- a CDS encoding 3-isopropylmalate dehydrogenase, with amino-acid sequence MKLAVIAGDGIGPEVIAEATKVLDAVLPGVQKVEYDLGARRYHATGELLTESTIEELKEHDAILLGAIGDPSVPPGVLERGLLLKLRFALDHHINLRPSRLYPGVSSPLSGAPEIDFVVVREGTEGPYTGNGGALRVGTPHEVATEVSVNTAFGVQRVVRDAFARAAGRRKHVTLVHKTNVLSFAGSLWSRVVDEVAREYPDVEVAYQHIDAATIHLVTDPGRFDVIVTDNLFGDIVTDLAAAVCGGIGLAASGNIDATRANPSMFEPVHGSAPDIAGQGIADPTAAVMSVALLLAHVGEEGAAERVDKAVEQHLATRGDEPLSTAQVGERILARL